In Deinococcus gobiensis I-0, one genomic interval encodes:
- a CDS encoding Gfo/Idh/MocA family protein, translating into MTGNKEQAALPQPAAQQVGYAVIGLGKLTLEELLPAFAVGRASRLAAVVSGNLTEAREAALAYGLSADDAYSYDDFEKLGERDDVHAVYIVLPNSLHREYTERAAKIGKHVLCEKPLATSVEDAEAMVKACKDAGVLLMTAYRCQYTPHHWAAREAVQSGRLGQIKLLHSVNVQIEPNEGQWRLKRKLAGGGSLPDVGLYCVNTVRFLLGEEPCEVSGTVHSTPGDERFTEVEESVTWQMRFPSGVVAQCACSYGAATARTIDVFGTGGRLAIDPAFDYQNLRLTVQTGQEVTEVRVPPEDQFRLETDHFSRCIQEGRAPYTPGEEGLQDQKIMEAIYRSAREGGRPVTLERFEGRDVFRGPAPERS; encoded by the coding sequence GTGACCGGCAACAAAGAACAGGCGGCCCTGCCGCAGCCCGCCGCCCAGCAGGTCGGCTACGCCGTGATCGGCCTGGGCAAACTGACCCTCGAAGAACTGCTGCCCGCCTTCGCGGTGGGCCGCGCCTCGCGCCTCGCGGCGGTCGTGAGCGGCAACCTCACCGAGGCCCGTGAAGCCGCGCTCGCCTACGGCCTGAGCGCGGACGACGCCTACAGCTACGACGACTTCGAGAAACTGGGCGAACGCGACGATGTCCACGCGGTCTATATCGTGCTGCCCAACAGCCTGCACCGCGAATACACCGAGCGCGCCGCGAAGATCGGCAAGCACGTGCTGTGCGAAAAGCCCCTGGCGACCAGCGTCGAGGACGCCGAGGCGATGGTGAAGGCCTGTAAGGACGCGGGCGTCCTGCTGATGACCGCCTACCGCTGCCAGTACACCCCCCACCACTGGGCGGCGCGCGAGGCCGTGCAGTCGGGACGGCTCGGACAGATCAAGCTGCTGCACTCGGTGAACGTGCAGATCGAACCGAACGAGGGTCAGTGGCGGCTCAAGCGCAAACTCGCGGGCGGCGGCTCGCTGCCGGACGTGGGGCTGTACTGCGTGAACACGGTGCGCTTCCTGCTGGGCGAGGAACCCTGCGAGGTCAGCGGTACCGTCCACTCGACGCCGGGCGACGAGCGCTTCACCGAGGTCGAGGAGAGCGTGACGTGGCAGATGCGCTTCCCGAGCGGCGTGGTCGCCCAGTGCGCCTGCTCGTACGGCGCGGCGACAGCCCGCACCATCGACGTGTTCGGCACCGGGGGCCGCCTCGCCATAGACCCGGCCTTCGACTACCAGAACCTGCGCCTGACCGTCCAGACCGGCCAGGAGGTGACCGAGGTGCGCGTGCCTCCGGAAGACCAGTTCCGGCTGGAGACCGACCACTTCTCGCGCTGCATCCAGGAGGGCCGCGCGCCCTACACCCCCGGCGAGGAGGGGCTCCAGGACCAGAAGATCATGGAGGCCATCTACCGCAGCGCCCGCGAGGGCGGCCGGCCGGTCACGCTCGAACGGTTCGAGGGCCGGGACGTGTTCCGGGGCCCGGCCCCCGAGAGGAGCTGA
- a CDS encoding GMC family oxidoreductase, producing MPRAELPRDLDVLVIGTGAGGSPLLARLASAGLKVAALEAGVRHPPEQIATDEVAQAGIFWMDERLSAGGDAVSFGRNNSGRGVGGSTLHYTAYTPRAQADDFALHTEFGQGVDWPLTYADLEPYYDEVEQFIGVSGPADYPWGAPRKQPYRHPPLPMNGAARLMEKACAEIGMRTSPAANAALSRAQEQEGYGTRHVCTNRGFCQAGCSVGAKASMDITFLALAEARGATIVEGAFVTGLTTEGGRVTGAEFTRGEGTEWLGARMVVLAAGAIETPRLLLMQGLANSSGQVGRNFMAHVGVQVWGLVEDDLRPYKGIPGGLISEDTHRLPGLVGGYLLQSLGVMPVTYATQYARGTGKWGPELVRHLSRYNHVAGINVLGECLPYDHNYLELSDELDVRGLPKPRVHFTFGDNERRMTEHAEALMRDLWGRIGAQDVWALPRAAHTIGTARMGADPATSVVDPYGRAHDLAGLAICDNSTFPSALSVNPALTQMALSLRTADALLGDFKENRA from the coding sequence ATGCCGCGCGCTGAGCTGCCCCGCGACCTGGACGTGCTCGTCATCGGCACGGGGGCGGGCGGCTCACCGCTGCTCGCCCGCCTCGCCTCGGCCGGACTGAAGGTCGCCGCCCTGGAAGCCGGCGTGCGCCATCCGCCCGAGCAGATCGCCACCGACGAGGTCGCGCAGGCGGGCATCTTCTGGATGGACGAGCGGCTCTCGGCGGGCGGCGACGCCGTGTCCTTCGGGCGCAACAACAGTGGCCGGGGCGTAGGCGGCAGCACGCTGCACTACACCGCCTACACGCCGCGCGCCCAGGCCGACGACTTCGCGCTGCACACCGAATTCGGGCAGGGGGTGGACTGGCCCCTGACCTACGCGGACCTCGAACCCTATTACGACGAGGTCGAGCAGTTCATCGGGGTGTCCGGCCCGGCCGACTATCCCTGGGGCGCGCCGCGCAAGCAGCCCTACCGCCACCCCCCGCTGCCCATGAACGGCGCGGCCCGGCTGATGGAAAAGGCCTGCGCCGAGATCGGCATGCGGACCTCGCCCGCCGCCAACGCCGCCCTGAGCCGCGCCCAGGAACAGGAGGGCTACGGCACCCGGCACGTGTGCACCAACCGGGGCTTTTGCCAGGCGGGCTGCTCGGTGGGCGCGAAGGCCAGCATGGACATCACCTTCCTGGCCCTGGCCGAAGCGCGCGGCGCGACCATCGTCGAGGGGGCGTTCGTGACCGGCCTGACCACCGAGGGCGGCCGGGTGACCGGGGCCGAGTTCACGCGCGGTGAGGGGACCGAGTGGCTGGGCGCGCGCATGGTCGTGCTGGCCGCCGGCGCCATCGAGACGCCCCGGCTGCTCCTCATGCAGGGGCTGGCCAACAGCAGCGGGCAGGTCGGGCGCAACTTCATGGCGCACGTGGGCGTGCAGGTGTGGGGGCTGGTCGAGGACGACCTGCGCCCCTACAAGGGCATTCCCGGCGGCCTGATCAGCGAGGACACCCACCGCCTGCCCGGGCTGGTCGGCGGCTACCTGCTCCAGTCGCTGGGCGTCATGCCCGTGACCTACGCCACGCAGTACGCGCGCGGCACCGGCAAGTGGGGTCCCGAGCTCGTGCGGCACCTGAGCCGCTACAACCACGTCGCGGGCATCAACGTGCTGGGCGAGTGCCTGCCCTACGACCACAACTACCTCGAACTCTCCGACGAGCTGGACGTGCGCGGGCTGCCCAAGCCGCGCGTGCATTTCACCTTCGGGGACAACGAGCGCCGCATGACCGAACACGCCGAGGCGCTCATGCGCGACCTCTGGGGCCGCATCGGCGCGCAGGACGTATGGGCGCTGCCGCGCGCCGCGCATACCATCGGCACCGCGCGCATGGGGGCCGACCCGGCGACGAGTGTCGTGGACCCCTACGGCCGCGCGCACGACCTCGCAGGTCTGGCGATCTGCGACAACTCCACCTTCCCGAGCGCCCTGAGCGTGAACCCCGCCCTGACCCAGATGGCCCTGAGCCTGCGCACGGCCGACGCCCTGCTGGGCGACTTCAAGGAGAACCGCGCGTGA
- a CDS encoding ABC transporter ATP-binding protein/permease, with protein MSLPLSSTREPAVSRPAPLPPTPTRPERRALGWLARPAPVRRALALGALLSAAAIACTGAAWIVAARLIAAGLLERALPAPADLLLVGALLLGRMALNAGREYLGARLAARMVRQWRSDLAAHALALGPAAGTDEDGTGTAGLLGLDRELTRLTPYYARYLPGAAHSALAFAGVAGLTLWLDPLSGGLLLVAGPLAVLLLALVGLATGAATERQWLAQTRLSARLLTLVRELPTLHAFGGTATYRDVLARSAEQQRGATLRVLRVAFLSGFVMDFAATLSTAVIAVWIGVRLFGGAAELAPTLAALMLVPEFFGPLRALGTDRHAALDAEPLAARLRALLSREAAPQGAATVAPGVPTLTLAGARAELGARMPGTLSTVLTPGTHAALRGPSGSGKTTLLQALRKHRPHGGGVAVNGAPLDTLEAAAWQSRVALVPQHPRLLAASLRDNLRLSRPGATDPEVWAALEATGLAGLARGLSSGLDTPLGEGGTWLSGGETARLALARALLSGADVILLDEVTAHLDATSEQAVYAAVSRSFAGRTVLLATHRDPPAGWPVLHLSGGGQA; from the coding sequence ATGAGTCTGCCTCTTTCCTCCACCCGAGAACCTGCCGTCTCCCGGCCCGCCCCTTTGCCCCCCACCCCCACCCGCCCGGAGCGCCGCGCCCTGGGCTGGCTTGCCCGCCCGGCCCCGGTGCGCCGGGCCTTGGCGCTGGGCGCGCTGCTGAGCGCCGCCGCCATCGCCTGCACGGGCGCGGCGTGGATCGTCGCGGCCCGGCTGATCGCCGCCGGGCTGCTGGAGCGTGCCCTGCCGGCCCCCGCGGACCTGCTGCTGGTCGGCGCGCTGCTGCTGGGCCGCATGGCCCTGAATGCCGGGCGTGAGTACCTGGGCGCCCGCCTCGCCGCGCGGATGGTGCGCCAGTGGCGCTCGGACCTCGCCGCGCACGCCCTGGCCCTGGGACCGGCGGCGGGCACGGACGAGGACGGAACCGGCACCGCCGGTCTGCTGGGCCTGGACCGCGAACTGACCCGCCTGACCCCCTACTACGCCCGCTACCTGCCCGGCGCGGCGCACTCGGCGCTGGCCTTCGCGGGGGTCGCGGGACTGACCCTCTGGCTCGACCCCCTCAGCGGCGGGCTGCTGCTCGTGGCCGGACCGCTGGCCGTGCTGCTGCTGGCGCTGGTGGGTCTGGCGACCGGCGCGGCGACCGAGCGGCAGTGGCTCGCGCAGACCCGGCTCTCGGCGCGGCTGCTGACCCTGGTGCGCGAGCTGCCCACGCTGCACGCCTTCGGGGGCACGGCCACCTACCGGGACGTGCTGGCCCGCAGCGCCGAGCAGCAGCGCGGCGCGACGCTGCGGGTGCTGCGCGTGGCCTTCCTGAGCGGCTTCGTCATGGATTTCGCCGCGACCCTCTCGACCGCCGTGATCGCGGTCTGGATCGGGGTGCGCCTATTCGGGGGCGCGGCCGAACTCGCGCCGACGCTCGCCGCGCTGATGCTCGTGCCGGAGTTCTTCGGGCCGCTGCGCGCGCTGGGCACCGACCGCCACGCCGCGCTGGACGCCGAGCCGCTGGCCGCCCGGCTGCGCGCCCTGCTGTCGCGGGAGGCGGCCCCGCAGGGCGCGGCGACGGTCGCTCCCGGCGTCCCCACCCTGACCCTGGCAGGCGCGCGGGCCGAGCTGGGCGCGCGGATGCCCGGCACCCTGAGCACCGTCCTGACCCCCGGCACCCACGCCGCGCTGCGCGGCCCGAGCGGCAGCGGCAAGACCACGCTGCTCCAGGCCCTGCGCAAGCACCGGCCCCACGGGGGTGGGGTCGCGGTGAACGGCGCGCCGCTGGACACGCTGGAGGCCGCCGCCTGGCAATCACGCGTGGCCCTGGTGCCGCAGCACCCCCGGCTGCTGGCCGCGAGCCTGCGCGACAACCTGCGTCTGAGCCGCCCCGGGGCCACCGACCCCGAGGTGTGGGCCGCGCTGGAAGCGACCGGCCTCGCCGGGCTGGCGCGCGGGCTGAGCAGCGGGCTCGATACCCCGCTGGGCGAGGGCGGCACCTGGCTCTCGGGCGGCGAGACGGCGCGGCTGGCCCTGGCCCGCGCGCTGCTCTCGGGAGCCGACGTGATTCTCCTCGACGAGGTGACGGCGCACCTCGATGCCACCAGCGAACAGGCCGTGTACGCGGCCGTCTCGCGCTCCTTCGCGGGCCGCACGGTGCTGCTCGCCACGCACCGGGACCCGCCCGCCGGCTGGCCGGTCCTGCACCTGAGTGGCGGGGGGCAGGCATGA
- a CDS encoding amino acid ABC transporter ATP-binding/permease protein: protein MKGAALLAALAALCGVFLAATSGVLISRAALRPEVFLSLGVLATAVRALGLGRAGLRYAERLRGHAAALRLGEGLRLGLFDRFAASGRTLTTERSGDLLARAGEGVDARQFRPLRVTLPLVAFAAAVLVWSGWLLTLDAGLAGLAAVPLLLAALGVLALRGPAARAARQDMALTQEHGTLLLDTLAAGGEGAALRRPQLAALAAAQERAALTLARLGLAVALGQGVAFALALVGTLWRGAALVGAGGLSGPLLAAAVLGTAAAFDALSGLAAVPGAQARADLATEQDAQTLAAPPAAPAAPRPLPAGPLTVELRGVTLRRGGRAVLDGAALTLYPGERVALTGESGGGKTTLLRLIARDLDPDGGAVLASGTDLRDLDPAAWRGALSLHEQHAPVLDGTLRENLRLGAPAATEARLRALLDDLGLAHLPLDGWVGEGGTRLSGGERARVSLARALLRPSHLLLLDEPTAHLDPDTEAQVLAVLEREAAGRTLLLVTHRPAPLALAERVLELRGGQLWPLHRLTPAPPPPAQLGFQTEPSASRPESP from the coding sequence ATGAAGGGCGCAGCTCTTCTCGCGGCGCTGGCGGCCCTGTGCGGGGTCTTTCTGGCAGCGACCTCCGGCGTCCTGATCTCGCGCGCGGCGCTGCGGCCCGAGGTCTTCCTGAGCCTGGGCGTGCTGGCGACCGCCGTGCGCGCGCTGGGCCTGGGGCGCGCGGGCCTGCGCTACGCCGAGCGTCTGCGCGGCCACGCGGCGGCGCTGCGCCTGGGCGAGGGGCTGCGGCTCGGGCTGTTCGACCGCTTCGCCGCCTCGGGCCGCACCCTGACCACCGAGCGCAGCGGCGACCTGCTCGCCCGCGCGGGCGAGGGGGTGGACGCCCGGCAGTTCCGGCCCCTGCGGGTCACGCTGCCGCTGGTGGCCTTCGCGGCGGCCGTACTCGTCTGGAGCGGCTGGCTCCTCACACTGGACGCGGGGCTGGCGGGGCTGGCGGCCGTGCCGCTGCTGCTCGCGGCGCTGGGGGTGCTGGCCCTGCGCGGCCCGGCGGCGCGCGCGGCCCGGCAAGACATGGCCCTGACCCAGGAGCACGGCACCCTGCTCCTCGACACGCTGGCGGCCGGGGGCGAGGGCGCGGCGCTGCGCCGGCCCCAGCTCGCGGCCCTGGCGGCGGCGCAGGAACGCGCGGCGCTGACCCTGGCGCGGCTGGGGCTGGCCGTGGCCCTGGGGCAGGGCGTCGCCTTCGCGCTGGCCCTGGTCGGCACCCTGTGGCGCGGCGCGGCGCTGGTGGGCGCGGGCGGGCTGAGCGGGCCGCTGCTCGCCGCCGCCGTGCTGGGCACCGCCGCCGCCTTCGACGCCCTTTCGGGGCTGGCCGCCGTGCCGGGGGCGCAGGCGCGGGCCGATCTGGCGACCGAACAGGACGCGCAGACCCTGGCCGCGCCGCCCGCCGCCCCCGCAGCTCCCCGGCCACTTCCGGCAGGGCCGCTGACTGTGGAGCTGCGCGGCGTCACCCTGCGCCGGGGCGGGCGGGCCGTGCTGGACGGCGCGGCCCTGACCCTGTACCCCGGCGAGCGGGTGGCGCTCACGGGCGAGAGCGGCGGCGGCAAGACCACACTGCTGCGCCTGATCGCCCGCGACCTCGACCCGGACGGGGGGGCAGTGCTGGCCTCGGGGACGGACCTGCGCGACCTCGACCCGGCGGCGTGGCGCGGCGCCCTGAGCCTGCACGAGCAGCACGCCCCGGTACTGGACGGCACCCTGCGCGAGAACCTGCGCCTGGGCGCCCCGGCGGCGACCGAGGCGCGGCTGCGCGCCCTGCTGGACGACCTGGGTCTGGCGCACCTGCCGCTGGACGGCTGGGTGGGCGAGGGCGGCACGCGCCTGAGCGGCGGCGAACGCGCCCGCGTCAGCCTCGCGCGCGCGCTGTTGCGGCCTTCTCACCTGCTGCTGCTCGACGAACCGACCGCGCACCTCGACCCCGACACCGAGGCGCAGGTGCTCGCCGTGCTGGAGCGCGAGGCCGCCGGGCGCACGCTGCTGCTCGTCACGCACCGGCCCGCGCCGCTGGCCCTGGCCGAGCGGGTGCTGGAGCTGCGCGGCGGGCAGCTCTGGCCGCTCCACCGCCTCACCCCGGCCCCGCCCCCACCTGCCCAGCTCGGCTTCCAGACAGAGCCTTCCGCTTCCCGACCGGAGTCCCCATGA
- a CDS encoding cytochrome ubiquinol oxidase subunit I produces MNEIFGFSALDLSRFQFATTSIFHYFFVPFTVGFAFLIAVLQTLAYRSGSARMENLTRFFGHLFFINFAVGVVTGIVQEFQFGMNWQGFSNFVGNIFGVPLALEVLMAFFLESTFLGIWWFGKGRIPAWASLACIWIVSIGTMISAFWIIIANAWMQHPVGFEIKDGRAVMTDFSAIVFNPKGLEWSAHILTGSLTVGAFFVLAVSAYHLRRRHEVESFRTSFKVALVVALVGSLGVTLSGHEQGQSAVRDQPMKYAAFSALWDTPTGNQMPESLLALPSNGLRENRLEVSVPYLGSFLAFNNFNQKAQGLNELQREYAAKYGPGDYIPWVWPVYWSFRVMVGLGGVMLLVSLYYVWRWRRGKLDDPGRLYPLLLAMPLAPHLANFSGFIATEMGRQPWIVQGLLRTQDAVSNLSPLTVLLSLVAFWIVYLTLISLDVFLLTRTARAGIHEPDVETPSVPSPEYLPEGQLTGGRS; encoded by the coding sequence ATGAACGAAATCTTCGGCTTCTCGGCGCTGGACCTGTCGCGCTTCCAGTTCGCCACGACCAGCATCTTCCATTACTTCTTCGTGCCCTTCACCGTGGGCTTCGCGTTCCTGATCGCGGTGCTCCAGACCCTGGCCTACCGCAGCGGCAGCGCGCGCATGGAAAACCTCACCCGCTTTTTCGGGCACCTGTTCTTCATCAACTTCGCGGTGGGGGTGGTCACGGGCATCGTGCAGGAATTCCAGTTCGGCATGAACTGGCAGGGCTTTTCCAACTTCGTGGGCAACATCTTCGGCGTGCCGCTGGCCCTCGAAGTCCTGATGGCCTTTTTCCTGGAAAGCACGTTCCTGGGCATCTGGTGGTTCGGCAAGGGGCGCATCCCGGCGTGGGCGTCGCTGGCCTGCATCTGGATCGTGTCCATCGGGACCATGATCAGCGCCTTCTGGATCATCATCGCCAACGCCTGGATGCAGCACCCGGTCGGCTTCGAGATCAAAGACGGCCGGGCCGTCATGACCGATTTCTCGGCCATCGTCTTCAATCCCAAGGGCCTGGAGTGGTCGGCGCACATCCTGACCGGCAGCCTGACCGTCGGGGCCTTCTTCGTGCTGGCGGTCAGCGCGTATCACCTGCGTAGACGGCACGAGGTCGAGTCCTTCCGCACGAGCTTCAAGGTGGCGCTGGTGGTCGCCCTGGTCGGTTCGCTGGGCGTCACCCTCTCGGGCCACGAGCAGGGCCAGAGCGCCGTACGCGACCAGCCCATGAAGTACGCCGCCTTCAGCGCCCTGTGGGACACGCCCACCGGCAACCAGATGCCCGAATCGCTGCTGGCGCTGCCCAGCAACGGCCTGCGCGAAAACCGCCTCGAAGTCTCGGTGCCCTACCTGGGCTCGTTCCTGGCCTTCAACAACTTCAACCAGAAGGCGCAGGGCCTCAACGAGCTTCAGCGTGAGTACGCCGCCAAGTACGGCCCCGGCGACTACATCCCCTGGGTGTGGCCGGTGTACTGGTCCTTCCGGGTGATGGTGGGGCTGGGCGGCGTCATGCTGCTCGTCAGCCTGTACTACGTCTGGCGCTGGCGCCGGGGCAAGCTCGACGACCCCGGCAGGCTCTATCCGCTGCTGCTGGCGATGCCGCTCGCGCCGCACCTTGCCAACTTCAGCGGCTTCATCGCCACCGAGATGGGCCGCCAGCCCTGGATCGTGCAGGGGCTGCTGCGCACGCAGGACGCCGTGAGCAACCTCTCGCCCCTGACCGTGCTGCTCTCGCTCGTGGCCTTCTGGATCGTGTACCTCACCCTCATCAGCCTGGACGTGTTCCTGCTGACCCGCACCGCCCGCGCCGGCATCCACGAGCCGGATGTCGAGACGCCCTCGGTGCCCTCGCCCGAGTACCTGCCAGAGGGCCAGCTGACGGGAGGGCGTTCGTGA
- the cydB gene encoding cytochrome d ubiquinol oxidase subunit II, producing MNIDLPTLWFGVVALTFTIYFFLEGFDFGVGLLQPFLARRETERRAMIGTVGPFWAANEVWIILAAGVIFAAFPVWYGALMTALYPLFALILLALIGRGVAFEYRAEIDHRRWRLFWDVTSFICNALPAFLWGVIMTNMVRGLPIGVGGRFQGTPLDAFDLFSLLGGLATLSLFVLHGATFLLLRLETGSELYARARAAALSFGAAATVLVLLFVYVGFVREELFKSFGYAEWIFPALAALNLGLIWLALTVKRDALAFVATGLTIVASTATIFLSLLPNVLPSTLGETYTLTVQNSASEPYTLRLLTWVGVIFLPLIIGYQAWNYYVFRQRVTESGAKPSGSVLPDTEA from the coding sequence GTGAATATCGACCTGCCTACGCTGTGGTTCGGGGTGGTCGCCCTGACCTTCACCATCTACTTCTTTCTCGAGGGCTTCGACTTCGGGGTCGGCCTGCTGCAACCCTTCCTGGCCCGCCGCGAGACGGAACGCCGCGCCATGATCGGTACGGTCGGGCCCTTCTGGGCGGCCAACGAGGTCTGGATCATCCTGGCGGCCGGGGTCATCTTCGCGGCATTTCCGGTGTGGTACGGCGCGCTCATGACGGCGCTCTACCCCCTGTTCGCCCTCATCCTGCTGGCCCTCATCGGGCGCGGGGTGGCCTTCGAGTACCGCGCCGAGATCGACCACCGGCGCTGGCGGCTGTTCTGGGACGTGACCTCGTTCATCTGTAACGCCCTGCCCGCCTTCCTATGGGGCGTCATCATGACCAACATGGTGCGCGGGCTGCCCATCGGGGTGGGGGGACGCTTTCAGGGCACGCCGCTGGACGCTTTCGACCTGTTCAGCCTGCTGGGCGGTCTGGCGACCCTGAGCCTGTTCGTGCTGCACGGCGCGACTTTCCTGCTGCTGCGGCTGGAGACGGGCAGCGAACTGTACGCCCGCGCCCGCGCCGCCGCGCTGAGCTTCGGGGCGGCGGCGACGGTCCTCGTGCTGCTGTTCGTCTACGTGGGCTTCGTGCGCGAGGAGCTGTTCAAATCCTTCGGGTATGCCGAGTGGATCTTTCCGGCACTCGCGGCCCTGAACCTCGGCCTGATCTGGCTGGCCCTGACCGTGAAACGTGACGCCCTGGCCTTCGTCGCCACCGGCCTGACCATCGTGGCCTCGACCGCCACCATCTTCCTGAGCCTGCTGCCCAACGTGCTGCCCTCGACGCTGGGCGAGACCTACACCCTGACGGTCCAGAACAGCGCCTCGGAGCCCTACACCCTGCGGCTGCTGACCTGGGTGGGCGTGATCTTCCTGCCGCTGATCATCGGGTATCAGGCCTGGAACTACTACGTCTTCCGGCAGCGCGTGACCGAGAGCGGCGCCAAGCCCTCGGGAAGCGTGCTGCCCGATACCGAGGCCTAG